Proteins encoded in a region of the Diospyros lotus cultivar Yz01 chromosome 9, ASM1463336v1, whole genome shotgun sequence genome:
- the LOC127810340 gene encoding signal peptidase complex subunit 1-like, producing the protein MDWQGQKLVEQLMQILLVASAVVAFATGYGLGSFQTMMFVYAAGVVVTTLITVPNWPFFNRHSFKWLDSSEAERHPKPQIVNSSSKRKAAK; encoded by the coding sequence atggATTGGCAAGGGCAGAAGCTAGTGGAGCAGTTGATGCAGATTTTGCTGGTGGCTTCTGCTGTAGTGGCATTTGCAACAGGCTATGGGCTGGGCTCGTTCCAAACAATGATGTTTGTATATGCCGCTGGGGTGGTAGTCACCACCTTGATCACTGTTCCCAATTGGCCTTTCTTCAATCGCCACTCTTTTAAGTGGCTGGATTCAAGCGAGGCTGAAAGGCATCCGAAGCCACAAATAGTGAATTCTAGCTCAAAGAGGAAGGCTGCCAAGTAG